In one Parvibaculum sp. genomic region, the following are encoded:
- a CDS encoding M14 family metallopeptidase, with protein MPAAEHFSQSYAEARRRFLEAARAAGATLSAREHPLKGPSGETLATDIARLGPAGATRILGIGSGTHGVEGYCGSGVQTALLSEGFARERPDDTAVVFIHAINPYGFAFDRRVNEDNVDLNRNFLDHTKPHPENPGYEELFDAINPPDISARALAESREKLKAYADKHGAGAMQHALSAGQYTHPNGVQFGGLEPVWSNRTLRAIIRDEMGRADRVIFVDIHSGLGARGAGEMICTDSEASGSFKRMREWWGGIVRSTVDGDSISSNVPGSIPVCFAEELKGREVTAGGLEFGTVPIREVTVALQADNWLHQNGGHKNPKAREVGKLIRDAFYVDADDWKNMVTAQTRDVCAAALRGLKD; from the coding sequence ATGCCGGCGGCGGAACATTTCTCGCAGAGCTACGCCGAAGCGCGCCGCCGATTTCTCGAGGCGGCGCGCGCGGCGGGCGCGACGCTGAGCGCCCGCGAGCATCCGCTGAAAGGACCATCGGGCGAAACGCTGGCGACCGACATCGCCCGCCTCGGACCGGCCGGCGCGACCCGCATCCTCGGCATCGGCTCGGGTACGCATGGCGTCGAGGGTTATTGCGGCTCGGGCGTCCAGACGGCACTCCTGAGCGAAGGCTTCGCGCGCGAACGGCCCGACGACACCGCGGTCGTTTTCATTCATGCGATCAATCCCTACGGCTTTGCCTTCGACCGCCGCGTCAACGAGGACAATGTCGATCTCAACCGCAATTTCCTCGATCACACAAAGCCGCATCCCGAAAACCCCGGCTATGAAGAGCTCTTCGACGCCATCAACCCGCCCGACATCTCGGCCAGGGCACTGGCCGAAAGCCGGGAAAAGCTGAAAGCCTATGCGGACAAGCACGGGGCTGGCGCCATGCAGCATGCGCTGAGCGCCGGCCAGTACACGCATCCGAACGGGGTGCAATTTGGCGGATTGGAGCCTGTGTGGTCGAACCGCACACTGCGCGCGATCATCCGCGACGAGATGGGCCGGGCCGACCGCGTTATCTTCGTCGACATCCATTCCGGCCTCGGCGCGCGGGGCGCCGGCGAGATGATCTGCACGGATTCCGAGGCAAGCGGCAGCTTCAAGCGGATGCGCGAATGGTGGGGCGGGATCGTCCGCTCGACGGTCGATGGCGATTCCATTTCATCGAACGTGCCGGGCTCGATCCCGGTCTGTTTCGCCGAGGAGCTGAAAGGCCGCGAAGTGACCGCCGGCGGCCTCGAATTCGGCACCGTGCCGATCCGCGAAGTGACGGTGGCGCTGCAGGCCGACAACTGGCTGCATCAGAACGGTGGCCACAAAAATCCGAAGGCGCGCGAAGTCGGCAAGCTGATCCGCGATGCGTTTTACGTCGATGCCGACGACTGGAAGAACATGGTGACGGCGCAGACGCGCGATGTCTGTGCGGCGGCGCTGCGCGGCCTCAAGGACTGA